A genomic stretch from Candidatus Atribacteria bacterium includes:
- a CDS encoding 50S ribosomal protein L34 translates to MKRTYQPNTRKKLKVHGFRQRMSTKAGRLVLKRRRLKGRKHLTVSG, encoded by the coding sequence ATGAAGCGGACTTATCAACCGAATACCAGAAAAAAACTGAAAGTACACGGATTTCGCCAAAGAATGAGCACTAAAGCCGGCCGCTTAGTATTAAAAAGAAGGCGTTTAAAAGGACGTAAACATCTTACGGTATCCGGATAA
- the yidD gene encoding membrane protein insertion efficiency factor YidD produces the protein MEKIIILIIGWYQKYISPVKPATCRFYPTCSEYAAQALKKYGLLKGLWLSVGRILRCHPFNPGGYDPLPDSSEACSHNKVKV, from the coding sequence ATGGAAAAAATAATTATTTTAATAATAGGTTGGTATCAAAAATATATATCCCCCGTAAAACCTGCAACCTGCAGGTTTTACCCCACCTGTTCTGAGTATGCCGCGCAAGCCCTGAAAAAATACGGTCTTTTAAAAGGTCTATGGCTTTCTGTGGGGAGAATATTACGCTGCCACCCCTTTAACCCAGGCGGCTATGATCCTCTTCCTGATTCTTCGGAGGCGTGTTCACACAATAAAGTAAAAGTATAA
- the rnpA gene encoding ribonuclease P protein component: MRIIHVIKTRGILIKKKLSKTSEFKKVFLKGRRSEGKNAVIFILKNEYSLNRLGVIVKKEIGKAVVRNKVKRRLKEAGRLMGKKLFLGYDIIILAKKNIEKASYFEICHDLESLFNKEKLIS; the protein is encoded by the coding sequence ATCCGGATAATTCATGTTATAAAGACCAGAGGAATTTTGATAAAGAAAAAATTGTCAAAAACCAGTGAATTTAAGAAAGTGTTTTTGAAAGGCAGAAGAAGCGAAGGTAAAAACGCAGTTATATTTATTTTAAAAAACGAGTATAGCCTTAATCGATTAGGCGTTATAGTAAAAAAAGAGATAGGAAAAGCCGTCGTTAGAAATAAGGTAAAAAGAAGGTTAAAAGAAGCCGGCCGACTGATGGGCAAGAAATTATTTTTGGGGTATGATATAATTATACTGGCCAAAAAGAACATTGAGAAAGCAAGCTATTTTGAAATATGCCATGACTTGGAGAGCCTTTTTAATAAAGAAAAATTAATTTCATAA